One Thauera sp. K11 DNA window includes the following coding sequences:
- the mch gene encoding methenyltetrahydromethanopterin cyclohydrolase — MGDGGQDGWGGLSVNRLAAPRVAALLDGAGPLGLRVERLEDGVTLVDAGIDAPGSVAAGVAIGEICMGGLGSVRLSARAADGWPDWLEVASPQPVLACLASQYAGWSLSAGKEEAGGRKFFSLGSGPARALAGREELFAELGYRDRPDDGAPVALVLEVDRRPPAVVIDKILRDCALAPRQLVLVLTPTSSLAGTTQVVARVLEVAMHKAHELGFALHDIVDGSASAPLPAPSPDGGIAMGRTNDAILYGGRVHLSVRGSDEAAHDLALRLPSLNSRDYGRSFADIFRDYEYDFYKIDPALFAPAEAWVSNLDSGRTWNAGSLNMALLRSLWLEES, encoded by the coding sequence ATGGGTGACGGCGGACAGGACGGGTGGGGCGGGCTCAGCGTCAATCGGCTGGCGGCGCCGCGCGTGGCGGCGCTGCTGGATGGGGCGGGCCCGCTCGGGTTGCGGGTGGAGCGGCTGGAGGACGGCGTGACGCTGGTCGATGCCGGCATCGACGCGCCGGGCAGCGTGGCCGCGGGCGTGGCGATCGGCGAGATCTGCATGGGCGGGCTGGGTTCGGTGAGGCTGTCCGCGCGCGCCGCGGACGGCTGGCCCGACTGGCTGGAAGTGGCCAGCCCGCAGCCCGTCCTCGCCTGCCTGGCGAGCCAGTACGCGGGCTGGAGCCTGTCGGCGGGCAAGGAAGAGGCCGGCGGGCGGAAGTTCTTCTCGCTCGGCTCCGGGCCGGCGCGCGCGCTGGCCGGCCGCGAAGAGCTGTTTGCCGAACTGGGCTACCGCGACCGGCCCGACGACGGTGCGCCGGTGGCGCTGGTGCTCGAGGTCGATCGCCGCCCGCCCGCGGTGGTGATCGACAAGATCCTGCGCGACTGCGCTCTCGCGCCTCGGCAACTGGTTCTGGTGCTGACGCCCACGTCCAGCCTGGCGGGCACCACGCAGGTGGTGGCGCGGGTGCTGGAAGTGGCGATGCACAAGGCACACGAACTCGGTTTCGCGCTGCACGACATCGTCGATGGCAGCGCGTCGGCGCCGCTGCCCGCCCCCAGCCCGGACGGTGGCATCGCCATGGGGCGGACCAACGACGCGATCCTGTACGGCGGCCGCGTCCACCTGTCGGTGCGCGGCAGCGACGAGGCGGCGCACGATCTGGCGCTGCGCCTGCCGTCGCTGAATTCGCGCGATTACGGCCGCTCGTTCGCGGACATCTTCCGCGACTACGAATACGACTTCTACAAGATCGATCCGGCGCTCTTCGCCCCGGCCGAAGCGTGGGTCAGCAACCTCGACAGCGGCCGCACCTGGAACGCCGGCAGCCTGAACATGGCCCTGCTGCGCAGCCTGTGGCTGGAGGAATCGTGA
- a CDS encoding NAD(P)-dependent methylenetetrahydromethanopterin dehydrogenase, producing the protein MERTYILHMFTPGRQMSPFDINMAVDAGYQVVVPYCGVVAGDVAGLTQDAIFSRGPKGVKATGIFIGGRDVLLAADMLESARKAMVPPFEVSVIADPSGSYTTAAALVACVERQLQRSHDTDFAGKRVLILGGSGTVGRIAGVLAAGLGAEVTLASHRDAATAQEAAKATGERFGCRLDGAGLPGPQARREALAQADVVLATAAAGVQVVSVDERAAAVRLLVAADVNAVPPEGIAGVGVMDDGKALADGRAVGIGALAVGNVKYQTEHRLLAAMRNAEKPLYLGFREAFAKAREIVAEKG; encoded by the coding sequence ATGGAACGCACCTACATCCTGCACATGTTCACGCCGGGCAGGCAGATGAGCCCGTTCGACATCAACATGGCCGTCGACGCCGGCTACCAGGTCGTCGTGCCGTATTGCGGGGTCGTTGCCGGCGACGTCGCCGGGCTGACGCAGGACGCGATCTTCTCGCGCGGCCCCAAGGGGGTGAAGGCGACCGGCATCTTCATCGGCGGGCGCGACGTGCTGCTCGCCGCCGACATGCTGGAGAGTGCGCGCAAGGCGATGGTGCCGCCGTTCGAGGTGTCGGTCATCGCCGACCCGAGCGGTTCCTACACCACCGCCGCGGCGCTTGTCGCCTGCGTCGAACGCCAGTTGCAACGCAGCCACGACACCGATTTCGCCGGCAAGCGCGTGCTGATCCTGGGAGGGAGCGGGACGGTGGGGCGCATCGCCGGCGTGCTCGCGGCGGGCCTCGGCGCCGAGGTCACCCTGGCCAGCCACCGCGATGCGGCGACCGCGCAGGAGGCGGCGAAGGCGACCGGCGAGCGCTTCGGCTGCAGGCTCGACGGGGCCGGGCTCCCCGGGCCGCAGGCGCGCCGCGAGGCGCTCGCGCAGGCCGACGTGGTGCTCGCCACCGCGGCGGCCGGCGTGCAGGTGGTGAGCGTGGACGAGCGCGCCGCCGCCGTCCGCCTGCTGGTGGCGGCCGACGTCAATGCGGTGCCGCCCGAAGGCATCGCCGGCGTCGGCGTCATGGACGACGGCAAGGCGCTGGCGGACGGCCGCGCGGTGGGGATCGGCGCCCTGGCGGTCGGCAACGTCAAGTACCAGACCGAGCACCGCTTGCTGGCGGCGATGCGCAATGCGGAAAAACCGCTGTATCTCGGCTTTCGCGAGGCGTTCGCCAAGGCGCGCGAGATCGTGGCGGAGAAGGGTTGA
- a CDS encoding beta-ribofuranosylaminobenzene 5'-phosphate synthase family protein — MSPDAALTRRTREMIRQVAHAPGPDALIVDAPARLHLGFMDPGGSLGRRYASLGLVIGGLNTRIGIAAAAHNRVEVAAGVDAAECERLQRHLDTLQARTGRDLPLRVTLLRAPPAHSGFGSGTQLALALGHAFARHHRLDMGSADIAGLLGRGERSGVGIAGFDRGGLLLDCGPGADGSAAPLVSRIEFPEAWRVVLVLDGRATGLCGSAEREAMAALPPFPRERAADICHQVLMRVLPGAIERDFAPFAEGVSAIQRLMGGYFAPAQGGSMYTSRAVGRVIDWISRHRLAAVGQSSWGPTGFAILPGEDEAERAVDAARGAGVVDPALRILIAGGRNHGARICAAADFRSDPGD; from the coding sequence ATGTCTCCCGATGCCGCACTCACACGCCGAACCCGCGAGATGATCCGCCAGGTGGCCCATGCGCCCGGCCCCGATGCGCTGATCGTCGATGCGCCGGCGCGGCTTCATCTGGGCTTCATGGACCCGGGCGGAAGCCTCGGCCGGCGCTACGCCAGCCTCGGCCTCGTCATCGGCGGGCTGAATACCCGCATCGGCATCGCCGCGGCCGCGCACAACCGGGTGGAGGTCGCCGCCGGCGTCGATGCGGCCGAGTGCGAACGCCTGCAGCGCCATCTCGACACGCTGCAGGCCCGCACCGGACGCGACCTGCCGCTGCGGGTGACGCTGCTGCGCGCGCCGCCGGCCCATTCCGGCTTCGGTTCCGGCACGCAACTGGCGCTGGCGCTGGGCCATGCCTTCGCGCGTCATCACCGGCTCGACATGGGCAGCGCCGACATCGCCGGGCTGCTCGGCCGCGGCGAGCGCTCCGGGGTGGGCATCGCCGGGTTCGACCGCGGCGGCCTGCTGCTCGACTGCGGCCCGGGCGCCGACGGCTCGGCCGCGCCGCTGGTCTCCCGTATCGAATTTCCCGAGGCGTGGCGGGTCGTCCTGGTGCTGGACGGACGCGCCACCGGCCTGTGCGGCAGCGCCGAACGCGAGGCCATGGCGGCCCTGCCGCCGTTTCCTCGCGAGCGGGCGGCCGACATCTGCCACCAGGTCCTGATGCGGGTGCTGCCCGGCGCCATCGAACGCGACTTCGCACCCTTCGCCGAGGGCGTGAGCGCCATCCAGCGCCTGATGGGCGGCTATTTCGCCCCGGCGCAGGGCGGTTCGATGTACACCAGCCGGGCGGTCGGGCGCGTCATCGACTGGATTTCGCGCCATCGGCTCGCCGCGGTGGGCCAGAGTTCCTGGGGGCCGACGGGGTTCGCCATCCTGCCCGGCGAGGACGAGGCCGAGCGTGCGGTCGACGCGGCGCGCGGCGCGGGGGTCGTCGATCCGGCCCTGCGCATCCTGATCGCGGGCGGGCGCAACCACGGCGCGCGGATCTGCGCCGCGGCCGACTTCCGGTCCGATCCGGGCGATTGA
- a CDS encoding triphosphoribosyl-dephospho-CoA synthase — protein MVFPTLSDDGSSGGRANGAGDLYRDADAAYLWACMRDVAVFKPGNVSLASAGHGMAAVQFLSSAAASAGPLLRTGAPVGARIEGAVVATRAVAGCNTNLGIVLLCAPVALAAERAAAKGEAALLGALGGVLDGLDVADACAAYRAIALASPGGLGNVGEQDVSVPPTMDLKSAMALAADRDMIARQYARGFDDLAIAGLRPFLRETDVGGDLAACVQRLFLRFLSAFPDSHIVRKSGLPAARSVQAEAAPWLARLERDESAGSCAAFTAWDASLKQRGLNPGTSADLTVCTLFMAALLRPALIGRRARKA, from the coding sequence ATGGTTTTTCCTACACTTTCCGACGATGGGTCGTCCGGCGGCCGGGCGAACGGTGCAGGGGACCTCTACCGGGATGCCGACGCCGCCTATCTGTGGGCCTGCATGCGGGACGTGGCGGTGTTCAAGCCGGGCAACGTGAGCCTCGCATCGGCCGGGCACGGCATGGCGGCCGTGCAGTTCCTCTCCAGCGCGGCGGCGTCGGCCGGGCCGCTGCTGCGCACCGGCGCGCCGGTCGGCGCGCGCATCGAGGGCGCCGTCGTCGCCACGCGCGCGGTGGCCGGCTGCAACACCAACCTGGGCATCGTGCTGCTGTGCGCGCCGGTGGCGCTTGCCGCCGAGCGCGCGGCGGCGAAGGGCGAGGCGGCCCTGCTCGGGGCGCTGGGCGGGGTGCTGGACGGGCTCGACGTCGCCGATGCGTGCGCGGCCTACCGCGCCATCGCCCTGGCCAGTCCGGGGGGGCTGGGCAATGTGGGCGAGCAGGACGTGTCGGTGCCGCCGACCATGGACCTGAAGTCTGCCATGGCGCTCGCCGCCGACCGCGACATGATCGCGCGCCAGTACGCCCGGGGCTTCGACGACCTGGCGATCGCGGGCCTGCGCCCCTTCCTGCGCGAGACCGATGTCGGCGGCGACCTCGCTGCGTGCGTGCAGCGGCTCTTCCTGCGCTTTCTGTCGGCCTTTCCCGACTCGCACATCGTGCGCAAGTCCGGGCTGCCGGCGGCGCGCTCGGTGCAGGCCGAGGCCGCGCCCTGGCTGGCGAGGCTCGAGCGCGATGAGTCGGCGGGCTCATGCGCCGCCTTCACGGCCTGGGATGCCTCGCTCAAGCAGCGCGGGCTCAACCCCGGCACCAGCGCGGACCTGACCGTGTGCACCCTGTTCATGGCGGCGCTGCTCCGCCCCGCGCTGATCGGCCGCCGGGCGCGGAAGGCATGA
- a CDS encoding 4a-hydroxytetrahydrobiopterin dehydratase, translating to MAQWRSKEKDEPYGEDEIKARLAAELPEWYYENGWIRRKYRTGGWKGTLMVINTVGHLAEAAFHHPDIAASYAFVIVKLMNHAAKGVTDKDFELAKKIEEVVMWQPGKEGGALEGTPDDPRFSYIKYR from the coding sequence ATGGCACAGTGGCGCAGCAAGGAAAAGGATGAACCCTATGGCGAGGACGAGATCAAGGCACGCCTCGCGGCGGAACTGCCCGAGTGGTATTACGAGAACGGCTGGATCCGGCGCAAGTACAGGACCGGCGGCTGGAAGGGGACGCTGATGGTGATCAACACCGTGGGCCATCTGGCCGAGGCGGCGTTTCATCACCCCGACATCGCCGCCTCCTACGCCTTCGTGATCGTCAAGCTCATGAACCATGCGGCCAAGGGTGTCACCGACAAGGATTTCGAACTGGCGAAGAAGATCGAGGAGGTCGTGATGTGGCAGCCGGGCAAGGAAGGCGGTGCATTGGAGGGGACGCCCGACGACCCCCGTTTCAGCTACATCAAGTACCGCTGA